TGATTTTAACATTCAAGGTTTGGCCGAAAGTTTCAAACTCATTTCGAAGATAAGTGAAATCCTGTTTTTCGTCACTAGAAACGACCGCCATCATAGTAAAGTATTCATCCAACACCGTCTGAGAAATATCGTCAATATTCAAACCCAACTCTGCAATCTTAGTAGACACGCCAGCAACAATGCCAGTCTTGTCCTTGCCAACCACTGTAATAATAGCCTTCATCTTTAGACTCCCATTCTACGATTATTAGAAAACCTGAACGTTTTTGGTTTTCTTTTTCCTTAGTATAGCATATTTCCGTAAAAAATACTAAAAAACGCCTGCTTACGAAGTTGTTCTTAAGAAAAAAACAATTTCGTAAACAAGCGTCTACCCTATCAAATGATGATGAGTGTTCCCGCTAGGACCGAAGTCCCAGCGGTAGACCAGAGCTAGACTAAGAGCACAAGACTCCATCATCATAACACTCAACAAAATTGATGATTTTATACTAATTCGATGATCGCCATTGGCGCAGCATCACCACGACGTGGTTCAGTTTTAAGGATACGAGTGTATCCACCGTTACGTTCAGCATAACGAGGTGCGATTTCTGAGAACAATTTTTGAAGTGCTGTAGTAGAAGTGTACTTATCAGTTGCTTCATCATAGTTTTCAGATGCGATTTCATTACGTACGAAAGCAGCTGCTTGACGACGTGCATGCAAATCACCACGTTTACCTAGAGTAATCATTTTTTCAACAGTTTTACGGATTTCTTTAGCACGAGCTTCAGTTGTCACGATTGATTCGTTGATCAAAAGGTCAGTTGTCAAATCGCGAAGCATTGCTTTACGTTGTGAGCTAGTGCGTCCTAGTTTACGGTAAGCCATGTATTCCTCCTTTATTTATCTTTTAATCCAAGACCCAAGTCAATGAGTTTGAGTTTCACTTCTTCCAAACTCTTGCGTCCAAGATTTCGTACTTTCATCATCTCTGCTTCAGATTTTTCTGTCAAATCATGCACAGTGTTGATACCGGCACGTTTCAAACAGTTGTATGAACGCACAGACAAGTCCAGTTCCTCAATCGTACGATCCAAAATACGATCGTCAGATTCAGTATCAGCTTCTTTCATCACTTCAGTTGACTTAGCAATCTCAGTAAGATTTGTAAACAAATCAAGATGTTCTGTCAAGATACGTGCTGAAAGCCCTAAAGCATCTTCTGGAATAATTGTTCCATTAGTCAAGATTTCAAGGGTTAATTTGTCAAATCCATCATTGCTACCTACACGAGCAGGCTCTACTTGATAGTTGACTTTTGTAACTGGTGTATAAATAGAATCTACAGCAAGTGTTCCAACTGGTGCATTATCTTTTTTGTTTTCATCAGCAGGTACATATCCACGACCACTGTTAACAGTCATTGTCGCTTTTAGAGAAGAACCTTCACCAATTGTAAAGAGATAATGATCTGGATTTACAATCTCAATATCACTGTCAGTCAAAATGTCTCCAGCTGTAATTTCAGCAGGACCTTCAACGTCAAGTTCAATGATTTTTTCGTCTTCAACGTATGATTTCACTGCAATCCCTTTAATGTTCAGAATGATTTGCATCACGTCTTCACGAACACCTGGAACTGTGTCAAACTCATGTAACACACCATCAATATTGATAGATGTCACTGCTGCTCCTGGTAGAGAAGCTAGTAGTACACGACGAAGAGAGTTACCAAGAGTTGTACCGTATCCACGTTCAAGTGGTTCGATTACAAACTTGCCATAATCTTTATTTTCATCAATTTTTGTTATATTTGGTTTTTCAAACTCAATCATTTAGTTACTCCCTCTTAAACGAAAAGCAGTGTAATGCGATGATTATACACGGCGACGTTTTGGAGGACGAGCACCATTGTGTGGCACTGGAGTCACATCACGAATTGCTGTTACTTCAAGACCAGCGGCAGCAAGCGCACGAATAGCTGACTCACGACCAGAACCTGGACCTTTTACAGTAACTTCAACTGATTTAAGACCGTGTTCTTGTGCAGATTTAGCAGCAGCTTCAGAAGCCATTTGAGCAGCGAATGGTGTAGATTTACGAGAACCTTTGAAACCAAGAGCACCAGCTGATGACCAAGCAATTGCATTACCATGCACATCAGTAATCATAACAATAGTGTTATTAAATGTAGCGTGAATATGAGCAATACCAGATTCGATATTCTTTTTCACACGACGTTTACGTGTTGGTTTAGCCAAGACTTTTACCTCCTATATTATTTTTTCTTACCAGCAATCGCAACAGCTTTACCTTTACGAGTGCGAGCGTTGTTTTTAGTGTTTTGTCCACGGACAGGAAGTCCACGACGGTGACGAATACCACGGTAAGAACCGATTTCCATCAAACGTTTGATGTTCAAGTTTACTTCACGACGAAGGTCACCTTCAACTTTGATTGCATCCACTTCACGACGGATAGCATCTTCTTGATCTGATGTAAGGTCACGTACACGAACATCTTCTGAGATTCCAGCAGCAGCCAAAATTTTCTTAGATGTTGCAAGTCCGATACCATAAACGTAAGTCAATGAGATTACTACGCGTTTGTCATTTGGAATGTCAACTCCAGCAATACGAGCCATGTTTTCTCCTTTCTATCTTATCCTTGACGTTGTTTGTGTTTTGGATTTGCTGGGCAAATTACCATAACACGACCATTACGACGAATTACTTTACAGTATTCGCAAATTGGTTTGACCGATGGTCTTACTTTCATTTTTTATCCCTCCAAGTTTTTCGATTATTTAAAGCGGTAAGTGATACGTCCACGTGTCAAGTCATATGGACTCATCTCGACAGTAACACGATCTCCCGCTAAAATACGAATATAGTTTTTACGAATTTTACCAGAAACTGTTGCTAAAATCTGATGTCCATTTTCAAGTTCAACCGTAAACATTGCGTTAGGCATTGTATCGACTACTTTGCCTTCAACTTCAATCACATCGTCTTTTGCCACGCAAAAGCACCTCCATAAATTTCGATTCGATGCCTCTGAAAACAGAGACAACAATTATAAGTCAGACTATCTCAGTATAACATTTGTAGCGATTTTTTGCAAGTGTGAAAAACGCTTTATTTCAAATTTGTCAATACTTTTTCGATGTCTTTGAACACATCATTGATATCTTGATTTCCTTCGATATCGTGGACCAATCCTTTGGCACGGTAGTGAGCAATGATTGGTTCACCTTGGGCGATATTCACATCCAAACGACGCTTCACTGTCTCAGGTTTATCATCTTCACGTTGGTAGTAATCTTCCTCTTTATAGTCAACTGGTGGGTTGAAAACTTTGTGGAAGGTTTCACCTGTTTCGCGGTGGATGATACGACCACTCAAACGTTCTAAGAGACAATCTGGATTCACTTCGATATTGATCACGCCTTCTAGTTCGATACCAAGTTCCGCCAATGTTTTGTCCAAGGCATGGGCTTGTTCAATCGTACGTGGGTAACCATCCAACAAGAAACCTGTTTCCTTGATGTCGTCCTGTGAAAGGCGTTCTTTAACGATTCCATTTGTAACTTCATCTGGAACTAACTCACCTTTGTCAATATATGACTTGGCAAGTACACCCATTTCAGTTTGATTTGCCATAGCAGCACGGAACATATCTCCAGTTGAAATGTGTGCCACGTGGAATTGCTCCACAATTTTAGCTGCTTGCGTTCCCTTACCTGCTCCAGGTAAGCCCATAATCAAAAGATTCATGATAGGATCTCCTTATTTTGTATTTAAATAGAAGTAGAAATCTCATTCAACCCCTATTTAAAAACAAAATAGAAGAGGGGAGACGAAAATCTCTCTGATAGATAGATCTTCATACTCCACTCTCTAAGCAAAAGTAATTTTGCTTTTATTCTGTTTTATCCATGAAACCAACATACTTACGTTTCAATAGGTAACCTTCTAGCTGTTTGATTCCTTCGATACCGGTTGAGATAATGATCAAAAGACTAGTTCCCCCAAAAGCAACAGCTTCTGAAAGACCAAAGACATCTTTTGCCACAATCGGCAAGATTGAAATCACACCAAGGAAGATTGATCCGACAGTCGCAAGGCGACGAAGAAGTTTCGACATGAACTCTTCAGTACCCTTACCAGGACGGACACCATGAATGTAGGCTCCACTCTTTTGCAAGTTTTCTGCTGCTTTCTCTGGATTGATCTGTACAAATGTATAGAAGAATGTAAAGAGAATGATTAACAAGGCATACATAGCAACACCTGTCGGAGATGTTGTAGATAACATTTCCTGTGCTGTACGTACCCAAGCCCAATCATGACCTGTAGCACTCAAAAATTGAAGAATGGCTGCAGGTGCTGCTGTGATGGAACTTGCAAAGATAACTGGGATAACCCCCGCTGGGTTTACCTTCAATGGAAGGTATGAGCTTGATGGGGCTCCTTGAGCAACTTTTGTATATTGGATTGGAATTTTATATTCTGCCTGTTGAACAAAGGTTGTAAAGTAAACAATCAACAAGACAGCGATAATCAAAATAACGACAAAGATAATAGATGAAGTCAAACGGCTACTTGGAATATTGACGAAGTAGTCAACATAGATGCCTTTAATCATCTCAGGAATTGAAGCAACAATACCTGCAAAGATGATCATAGAAACACCATTTCCGTATCCCTTATCTGTAATTTGTTCCCCGAGCCAAGTTACAATCATACTACCTGCTGTGAGGATAATACCAATAGTAACAAAAACTTGTGGAGTTAAAGCTGTCGTTAATAATTTCGCTCCAGATAGAGTATTAAATCCTGCTGTAATCCCGATAGATTGAACAAATGCAAGCACAAGCGCAATGTAACGAGTAGCCTGGTTTAGTTTTCTCCGTCCCACTTCCCCTTGTTTGCCCCATTCTACAAACTTCGGTAAAATATCCATTTGTAGCAATTGAACAACGATGGAAGCAGTGATATACGGACTCACACCGAGTGCAAAAACGGAGAAGTTCTTCATGGCATTCCCTGAAACAAGACTAAGCATGTTCAAGAAAGATAAACCACTGAGAGCTTCTAAACTTTTTGCATTCACACCTGGAACAGTGATACTTGTCCCAATACGGAAAACAAGGATGATAAAAATCGTAAAGAGAATTTTTGATCGAACTTGTTTAACCTTGAGCGCTTCTTTTAGTAATTTAAAAAACATGGGTCACCTCTCTTAGATGACTTCTACAGAACCACCTTTAGCAGTGATAGCTTCCTCAGCTGATTTAGAGAATTTAGCTGCTTTCACAGTCAATTTCTTAGTCAACTCACCGTTACCAAGAATTTTAACTCCTGATTTTTCAGCTTTCACAATTCCTGCTTCGATAAGTACAACTGGAGTTACTTCTGCACCGTCTTCAAAGACGTTCAATTGGTCAAGGTTTACAATTGCATATTCTTTAGCGTTGATGTTAGTGAATCCGCGTTTTGGAAGACGACGGAACAATGGAGTTTGTCCACCTTCAAAACCAAGGCGAACTCCGCCACCGCTACGAGCTTTTTGACCTTTTTGACCGCGACCAGATGTTTTACCGTTACCTGATGAAGTACCACGACCAACACGGTTACGTACTTTACGAGAACCTTCTGCAGGTTTCAATTCATGAAGTTTCATTATTATTTTCTCCTCTTTTGTAAAATGCTAGCGCCGATAAGAGAGAAAAGGTTGTCTCCCTTATCAACTCGCCTATACATCGTCATCTAAGATGACTATACCTAGTTTTAGGGGATGAGTATTGCCACATCCCCTAAAAATTCATTAGTTTACTTCTTCAACTGTTACCAAGTGAGATACTGCAGTGATCATACCACGGATAGCAGCGTTGTCTTCTTTGATAACAGAGCTGTTCAATTTGCCAAGTCCAAGTGCTACAACAGTTTTACGTTGTGATGGAATGCGTCCGATTGGAGACTTAGTCAAAGTAATTTTAATTTGAGCCATTTTATCCCCTTTCTTATGCCAAATCAGAAACTGAAATACCACGAAGGGCAGCAACTTCTTCAGCGCGTTTCAATTGTTTCAAACCTTCAACAGTTGCGCGAACAATGTTGATTGGAGTGTTAGAGCCAAGTGATTTAGATGTAATATCTGCCACACCTGCCAATTCCACAACGGCACGAACTGCACCACCAGCGGCAACTCCAGAACCTTCTACAGCAGGTTTCAACAATACTTTAGCTCCACCGAATTCTGAAAGAACTTCGTGTGGGATTGTTGTTCCAACCATAGGAACCTCAATCAAGTTTTTCTTAGCATCTTCTACTGCTTTGCGGATTGCTTCTGGAACTTCTTGAGCTTTACCAGTACCAAATCCTACGCGACCATTGTGGTCACCAACAACAACAAGAGCTGCGAAACGAAGACGACGTCCACCTTTAACAACTTTTGTAACACGGTTGACAGCAACTACGCGTTCTTCTAATTCAACTGCATTGTCTTTAAATGCCATTTTCTAGTGTCCTCCTATTAGAATTTCAATCCGTTTTCACGAGCTGCATCAGCCAAAGCTTTCACACGTCCGTGATATAGATATCCACCGCGGTCGAACACCACTTCTGAAATACCTTTAGCGTTTGCACGTTCTGCAACGAGTTTACCGACAGCAACGGCTTGTTCAGTTTTAGTTCCTTTTGAAACTTCTTTGTCAAGAGTTGAAGCACTTGCGAGCGTTACACCCGCTACGTCATCAATCACTTGAGCGTAGATGCCTGTATTAGAACGGAATACGTTCAAACGTGGGCGATCAGCAGTTCCAGAGAGTTTTCCGCGAACGCGACGGTGGCGTTTTTGGCGGAGTTTGTTTTTATCTGGTTTAGAAATCACAGTTTTCACCTCTTTAGTTTTAAATCGTGTGCTATGCACTAAGTTGGAAAATAGGTTGGTGGTTGAAAATCAACCACTCAACATTATTTACCTGTTTTACCTTCTTTACGGCGAACGAATTCACCAACGTAACGGATACCTTTACCTTTATATGGTTCTGGTGAACGAAGGCTACGTACGTAAGCAGCTGTTTGACCAACTACTTCTTTTGAAATTCCGCTAACAACGATTGTTGTTGGGTTTGGAAGTTCAAAAGTAATTCCTTCTGGAGCTTCAACTTCGTCTGGATGAGATTTACCAACAGCCAAAACAAGTTTAGATCCTTGAAGTTGTGCACGGTAACCAACCCCGCGCATTTCAAGTTCTTTCTTGAATCCTTCTGATACACCAACAACCATGTTGTTCAAAAGGGCACGAGTAGTTCCGTGGATTGTTTTCATTTCTTTTGAATCGTTTGGACGGTGAAGAGTTACTTCCGTACCTTCCACACGGATTTCAATATCTTTTGAGAACTCACGAGTAAGTTCTCCTTTAGGTCCTTTTACAGTTACAACGTTGTCATTGTTAGTGATTTCAACACCAGCAGGCAACACGATAACTTTATTACCAATACGTGACATGTTTATTTTCTCCTGTTAGATTGTCAGGCCATAACGGCCAGTTTTCACGGGGTTAAAGATACTTATTGAGTTCAATAGCTAAATTGAACACGCTCTAAGAACTGTGCAAAATAGATAAGTTGGCTTGTTTGTAAACAAACTTCTCCAACTTCCTAATTTTGCTTTGTTCTTTACGAGCTTTGTATCTTGATTTTACCAAACGTAAGCGATAACCTCACCACCAACATTCTTTTGGCGAGCTTCTTTATCAGTAAGCAAACCTTCAGAAGTTGAAAGGATAGCAATTCCAAGTCCGTTAAGAACTTTTGGAAGATCTTCACGTTTTTTGTAGACACGAAGTCCTGGTTTAGAAACACGTTTCAAGTTAGTGATAACTTTTTCACCGTTTGGTCCGTATTTAAGGAATACACGGATGATGCCTTGTTTGTCATCTTCGATGATTTCTACGTTCTTAACAAAACCTTCGCGTTTAAGGATTTCAGCAATCCCTTTTTTGATGTTTGATGCAGGTACTTCAAGTACTTCGTGTTTCGCTTGGTTAGCGTTACGAATACGAGTTAGGAAGTCTGCGATTGGGTCAGTCATAACCATTTTGTTTTTCTCCTCTTACTAGTAGTTTGCAAGTTGCACTTGCTAGTTAATACATGATACAAAGAGCGTAACAGCAAGAGCAAAAATAGGCAATTTGATGCAGGAGCGATGCTCCAAAGAAAATTGGTCTTTTTTGCCAAAGCTGTAGCTCGTGTTCAAATTGGCAAGCCCAACTGAACCCGGGCTAAACCCTGTGTGAAAAAGATAAACTTTCCTAGAAAATTCAGTTTCTTCGTCAAGTTTCCTATTTTCACTTGGAGTTTTAACGCCCTTGATATCTTAAATTACCAAGATGCTTTTGTTACACCAGGAATTTGTCCTTTGTAAGCTAATTCACGGAAGCAAACACGGCAAAGTTTAAATTTGCGGTAAACTGAATGTGGACGACCACATTTTTCACAACGAGTATAAGCTTGAGTAGAGAACTTCGCTGGACGTTTGTTCTTAGCAATCATTGATTTTTTAGCCATTAGATTTACCTCCTATATTATTTTGCAAAAGGCATTCCAAGGCCTGTAAGCAATGCACGTGACTCTTCGTCAGTGTTAGCAGTTGTTACGATAACGATGTCAAGACCACGAGTTTTGTCAACGTCATCAAAGTTGATTTCTGGGAAGATCAATTGTTCTTTCACACCAAGAGTGTAGTTTCCGCGTCCATCAAATGATTTTGTTGGAACACCGTGGAAGTCACGCACACGTGGAAGTGAAACTGAAACCAATTTGTCCAAGAATTCGTACATACGTTCACCACGAAGGGTAACTTTTGCACCGATCGCTACACCTTCACGAAGACGGAAGCCGGCGATTGATTTTTTAGCTTTAGTGATAAGTGGTTTTTGACCTGAGATAAGTGCCAATTCTTCAGCAGCTTTTTCAAGACTTTTAGCGTTTGATACAGCTTCACCAACACCCATGTTCAAAACGATCTTATCTACTTTAGGCACAGCCATCACTGATGAGTAGTTGAATTGTTCTGTCAAAGCAGGAACTACTTCATTAAGATATTTTTCTTTTAAACGATTTGCCATTATACTTCTCCTTTCCTTCGTGATTAATCAAGCACTTCGCCTGATTTTTTGTTGTAGCGAACTTTTTTACCGTCTACAAATTTGTAACCAACACGACCAGCTACACCATTTTTGTCCAATACTTGAACGTTTGATACGTGGATAGCTGCTTCTTTCTCGATGATACCACCTTGAGGAAGCTCGT
The sequence above is a segment of the Streptococcus oralis ATCC 35037 genome. Coding sequences within it:
- the rplF gene encoding 50S ribosomal protein L6; amino-acid sequence: MSRIGNKVIVLPAGVEITNNDNVVTVKGPKGELTREFSKDIEIRVEGTEVTLHRPNDSKEMKTIHGTTRALLNNMVVGVSEGFKKELEMRGVGYRAQLQGSKLVLAVGKSHPDEVEAPEGITFELPNPTTIVVSGISKEVVGQTAAYVRSLRSPEPYKGKGIRYVGEFVRRKEGKTGK
- a CDS encoding type Z 30S ribosomal protein S14 produces the protein MAKKSMIAKNKRPAKFSTQAYTRCEKCGRPHSVYRKFKLCRVCFRELAYKGQIPGVTKASW
- the rpsM gene encoding 30S ribosomal protein S13, whose amino-acid sequence is MARIAGVDIPNDKRVVISLTYVYGIGLATSKKILAAAGISEDVRVRDLTSDQEDAIRREVDAIKVEGDLRREVNLNIKRLMEIGSYRGIRHRRGLPVRGQNTKNNARTRKGKAVAIAGKKK
- the rpmJ gene encoding 50S ribosomal protein L36; translation: MKVRPSVKPICEYCKVIRRNGRVMVICPANPKHKQRQG
- the rplO gene encoding 50S ribosomal protein L15 — protein: MKLHELKPAEGSRKVRNRVGRGTSSGNGKTSGRGQKGQKARSGGGVRLGFEGGQTPLFRRLPKRGFTNINAKEYAIVNLDQLNVFEDGAEVTPVVLIEAGIVKAEKSGVKILGNGELTKKLTVKAAKFSKSAEEAITAKGGSVEVI
- the infA gene encoding translation initiation factor IF-1, producing MAKDDVIEVEGKVVDTMPNAMFTVELENGHQILATVSGKIRKNYIRILAGDRVTVEMSPYDLTRGRITYRFK
- the rpmD gene encoding 50S ribosomal protein L30, which encodes MAQIKITLTKSPIGRIPSQRKTVVALGLGKLNSSVIKEDNAAIRGMITAVSHLVTVEEVN
- a CDS encoding adenylate kinase, which translates into the protein MNLLIMGLPGAGKGTQAAKIVEQFHVAHISTGDMFRAAMANQTEMGVLAKSYIDKGELVPDEVTNGIVKERLSQDDIKETGFLLDGYPRTIEQAHALDKTLAELGIELEGVINIEVNPDCLLERLSGRIIHRETGETFHKVFNPPVDYKEEDYYQREDDKPETVKRRLDVNIAQGEPIIAHYRAKGLVHDIEGNQDINDVFKDIEKVLTNLK
- the rplQ gene encoding 50S ribosomal protein L17, which produces MAYRKLGRTSSQRKAMLRDLTTDLLINESIVTTEARAKEIRKTVEKMITLGKRGDLHARRQAAAFVRNEIASENYDEATDKYTSTTALQKLFSEIAPRYAERNGGYTRILKTEPRRGDAAPMAIIELV
- a CDS encoding ACT domain-containing protein → MKAIITVVGKDKTGIVAGVSTKIAELGLNIDDISQTVLDEYFTMMAVVSSDEKQDFTYLRNEFETFGQTLNVKINIQSAAIFDAMYNI
- the rplR gene encoding 50S ribosomal protein L18, which translates into the protein MISKPDKNKLRQKRHRRVRGKLSGTADRPRLNVFRSNTGIYAQVIDDVAGVTLASASTLDKEVSKGTKTEQAVAVGKLVAERANAKGISEVVFDRGGYLYHGRVKALADAARENGLKF
- a CDS encoding DNA-directed RNA polymerase subunit alpha, yielding MIEFEKPNITKIDENKDYGKFVIEPLERGYGTTLGNSLRRVLLASLPGAAVTSINIDGVLHEFDTVPGVREDVMQIILNIKGIAVKSYVEDEKIIELDVEGPAEITAGDILTDSDIEIVNPDHYLFTIGEGSSLKATMTVNSGRGYVPADENKKDNAPVGTLAVDSIYTPVTKVNYQVEPARVGSNDGFDKLTLEILTNGTIIPEDALGLSARILTEHLDLFTNLTEIAKSTEVMKEADTESDDRILDRTIEELDLSVRSYNCLKRAGINTVHDLTEKSEAEMMKVRNLGRKSLEEVKLKLIDLGLGLKDK
- the secY gene encoding preprotein translocase subunit SecY, which encodes MFFKLLKEALKVKQVRSKILFTIFIILVFRIGTSITVPGVNAKSLEALSGLSFLNMLSLVSGNAMKNFSVFALGVSPYITASIVVQLLQMDILPKFVEWGKQGEVGRRKLNQATRYIALVLAFVQSIGITAGFNTLSGAKLLTTALTPQVFVTIGIILTAGSMIVTWLGEQITDKGYGNGVSMIIFAGIVASIPEMIKGIYVDYFVNIPSSRLTSSIIFVVILIIAVLLIVYFTTFVQQAEYKIPIQYTKVAQGAPSSSYLPLKVNPAGVIPVIFASSITAAPAAILQFLSATGHDWAWVRTAQEMLSTTSPTGVAMYALLIILFTFFYTFVQINPEKAAENLQKSGAYIHGVRPGKGTEEFMSKLLRRLATVGSIFLGVISILPIVAKDVFGLSEAVAFGGTSLLIIISTGIEGIKQLEGYLLKRKYVGFMDKTE
- the rpsK gene encoding 30S ribosomal protein S11, whose protein sequence is MAKPTRKRRVKKNIESGIAHIHATFNNTIVMITDVHGNAIAWSSAGALGFKGSRKSTPFAAQMASEAAAKSAQEHGLKSVEVTVKGPGSGRESAIRALAAAGLEVTAIRDVTPVPHNGARPPKRRRV
- the rpsH gene encoding 30S ribosomal protein S8, which translates into the protein MVMTDPIADFLTRIRNANQAKHEVLEVPASNIKKGIAEILKREGFVKNVEIIEDDKQGIIRVFLKYGPNGEKVITNLKRVSKPGLRVYKKREDLPKVLNGLGIAILSTSEGLLTDKEARQKNVGGEVIAYVW
- the rplE gene encoding 50S ribosomal protein L5; its protein translation is MANRLKEKYLNEVVPALTEQFNYSSVMAVPKVDKIVLNMGVGEAVSNAKSLEKAAEELALISGQKPLITKAKKSIAGFRLREGVAIGAKVTLRGERMYEFLDKLVSVSLPRVRDFHGVPTKSFDGRGNYTLGVKEQLIFPEINFDDVDKTRGLDIVIVTTANTDEESRALLTGLGMPFAK
- the rpsE gene encoding 30S ribosomal protein S5; translated protein: MAFKDNAVELEERVVAVNRVTKVVKGGRRLRFAALVVVGDHNGRVGFGTGKAQEVPEAIRKAVEDAKKNLIEVPMVGTTIPHEVLSEFGGAKVLLKPAVEGSGVAAGGAVRAVVELAGVADITSKSLGSNTPINIVRATVEGLKQLKRAEEVAALRGISVSDLA
- the rplX gene encoding 50S ribosomal protein L24, with translation MFVKKGDKVRVIAGKDKGTEAVVLTALPKVNKVIVEGVNIVKKHQRPTNELPQGGIIEKEAAIHVSNVQVLDKNGVAGRVGYKFVDGKKVRYNKKSGEVLD